The genomic segment TAAAAATACGAGTTTTTCGCTTTTTTCTTCAATAAGGGGAAATTTAGATATAAATTCATCACTTCTTAGCATTGTTTTATTGTTAGTATCTAAAACAAATAACTCTAACCGAATTTTATCTTCAAAATTTTTCACCAAATTACCTGGATCTCCCGAAATAAGAATTTTCCCGTCTAACATTATTGCAACACGGTTAACAACTTCCTCAGCTTCAAGAACATTGTGAGTTATTAAAATAACAGTAACTCCTGCAGAATTAAGTTCTTTTACTTTATTCCAGAGCAACTTTCTTTTATAAGGATCTAATTCGTTAGTCGGTTCGTCCAGTATTAAAACAGGTCTAACTCCTAAAACTGATATAATAAAGTTTACAATTCTACGCATTCCTCCAGAAAGCTGTCCAACCAGGTAATTATCTATATTACCCAATTCAAAATACTCTTTGTAATAATTAAAGGTTTTCAAAATTTCTTCTTTTGAAAGACCTTTCAGCTGCCCGGAAATCAAAAGCGCTTCCTTAACTGTTAAACTCCATAAAACAGCATAAGATGACTGACTCATATAACCAATTAATTCCTTGATTTTTTGCTTATTTTTTTCAACCTCAATCCCATTGATATATATAGTCCCAGACGTTGGGTCTAATAAACCCAAAATTTGTCTAACTAAGGTTGTTTTTCCAGAACCATTTGGCCCGAATAACCCAAACAGTTCTCCCTTTTTAATGTTTAATGAAATTTCTTTATTAGCATAAATAAAAAAATTTTTTGTTTTAAAAATTTTTGTTACATTATCTACCCTAATCATTATTTATTCCCCCTATTAAAAGACGTATTGTTAAAAATTTTTAATCGGCTTGACCCCCTAATTTTGGACATTATACGTTAACAATTTTAGCTTTTACAGAATTACTCATAAATGCTTTTAAAAACTCTTTGGATGGTAAATATTTAGTCCCAGAATGCAGTCTAACTTCATTATAAAATCTGATAAAATGGCTGCTTCAGCAAAAGAATTGAATTCATACCTATTCAGGCATTCATCTTCCAGGATATTATGGTAAGATTCAATATGATCATTTCTATTTGGTGTTTTGTGCTACAAGGTTTTTTAGTTTCATTTTCTTTGGCTAAAGTATAATTATTATTGCTAGTGTTAGTAAACTCGTTAAATTTGGATTTTTTGCTTTTTTTCTTTAGAAATAACACTATATTTATTAAAATTACTTAGCCATTGTTGAATTGTTGTTGGTGCAATTTCACGTCGCTTGACCACTAGAGTCATATTACCCGTTTCCTGAATTTCTTTAACAATTTTTTCTTTAAAGTCATCACTATAGTGTGAACTCGGCATAATCATCACCCCTTAAATATAGTTTAATTTAATTTCGTATGATTATCCAATCTATTTAAGAGGCTAAATAGGAATCTCTCTATAACTTCTTTATCGATGCCAATGATTACATATACAGATTCATTGTCAGCATACTCACGACGCAATTTTATACTCATACCATCCATGTATAAAACACTATAACGTTTTTTGAATTTACGTTGGTGCCATTTATTCAGTTCTTCTAAAGCAACATCTGTTAAATTGCTGACAGAGGATACGCTGTATTTAGTACCGTACATTTTTTCAATGGTTTCGGCAATATCTCTGGTACTGAGACCTTTAGCATACATGTTAATAGTCATTTCTTCCAACTAATTGTCACAACGCTGATAAGACTCAAAAAGAACAGTTTTAAATTCACTATTTCGATCCCGCGGCACCTTTAAATCCTGAATATTGCCATATTTAGTTTTAAGACTGCGAGTGTAATAACCATTAAGACTATTACCTGAATTTCTTCCTGAAGGGTCGTATTTTTCATAATTTAAAAATTCAGTCTTAAGGAGCGTTTGAAGAAATTCTTTAATCAAATGAAATTGAAATACCATATTTTCTATTTAAAATAACCACTAAGAATAGGAGGACTATCTACTAAATTAATTTGAAGTTCTTTATTTTCAGACATAAACTTTGCCATCTTTTCATAAAAATCAATAAGCTCATTTTCATTCAAATATAATTTTGAAAGATTTGATTTAGCATTACCCTTGCACAATAATTTCTGTATTTATTCGCTTTGTTTCTATAATTTCCTTCTTTTTTAAATATTTCTTTAAAAATTTAAGGGAATTTCATAATTAGCAAAACTATCAACTATTTTCAATATATTGTGTTGCTATCCCCTTAATATACACAATATGCTGACTTGTAATGTTTAAAAATTTAATTATGAAATTCCCTCATTTTTTTAAATAATGCTATTTTATAATTTCGTTTTTTCATAGAAAAAATGAACATTATAATTAAAGTTAGTCAAAAAACGAGTTTACTAGATATTTTGATATGTATTACATTAATTGAAAACATTTTTTGGGCAGACTACACCCTTGGAATTAAAATAACATTTTCAAAATTATTAAAACCTTTTAAGCAGCCTTATTTTGAATTAAACTGCTTTTGAATGAAGCAATCTTAACAGCTATTAACACTATACAATTTAATAATACATGAGTTTTTACTTTTTCTATACCCATCACTGTAATATTTTCCAGGTTAAGAAGTTCTTTTAACTTTGAAAAACTTCTCTCCACACTGGTTCTTTTGTTGTAAAGTTTATGCCAATTTTTTGATCCACGATGTGGTGTAGATACAAACCTAAGGTCAGCTTTTACTCTAGTCTTAACCACAGCACCATAGTTGGAACTTGAACACCATATGCTTCCGTTAGGACAATCAACTTTTCCAAGGATGTGTGGACATCGGAACTTGTTGTATCCTTTTCCATGTTCCCAATATACCATCCCATATCCACAAACTACACATTGGTGTTCCATTAAAATCGTAATATCCTTCTGGAGGCTGTGTGGCTTTTCGTTTATTAATCGGAATAATTGCTTAACCTTATGTAAGTATTATAAATTTCTTCATAGATGCGTTTCCAATCATAACCTGAATCCATTGTCCAATACTGGGGCAATTCATATTCTTTAGCTTTACATTGCTCATAAACTTGATCGACTAATGGAATGGCAAATTCGCCATCAGCTTTACTTGCCTTTGAAAACATAAAAGCTAATGGAAGTTCACTTTTATTGTCCACTGCAAGATGAAGTTTCCAACCAACCCAGGTTTTTTGATTGCCATGTGAGTCCATTTTAGAACCCCAATCAGGGGTGT from the Anoxybacter fermentans genome contains:
- a CDS encoding ABC transporter ATP-binding protein, which translates into the protein MIRVDNVTKIFKTKNFFIYANKEISLNIKKGELFGLFGPNGSGKTTLVRQILGLLDPTSGTIYINGIEVEKNKQKIKELIGYMSQSSYAVLWSLTVKEALLISGQLKGLSKEEILKTFNYYKEYFELGNIDNYLVGQLSGGMRRIVNFIISVLGVRPVLILDEPTNELDPYKRKLLWNKVKELNSAGVTVILITHNVLEAEEVVNRVAIMLDGKILISGDPGNLVKNFEDKIRLELFVLDTNNKTMLRSDEFISKFPLIEEKSEKLVFLCPKKSLGEIMEWLQKHEQTIQSYNFSRVTLEEVYFKIFSQQKGA
- a CDS encoding helix-turn-helix domain-containing protein, whose protein sequence is MPSSHYSDDFKEKIVKEIQETGNMTLVVKRREIAPTTIQQWLSNFNKYSVISKEKKQKIQI
- a CDS encoding transposase; the encoded protein is MVYWEHGKGYNKFRCPHILGKVDCPNGSIWCSSSNYGAVVKTRVKADLRFVSTPHRGSKNWHKLYNKRTSVERSFSKLKELLNLENITVMGIEKVKTHVLLNCIVLIAVKIASFKSSLIQNKAA